DNA sequence from the Gallaecimonas pentaromativorans genome:
GCCTCTGTCTATCAGGTGCTTAATCTGGCTGTAGTAACGGCGCACCGCCGAGAGGTAGGCGCTGGGGGTTTGCAGGGTGTTGCTGTTGAACTTCATGGCGTCCCAGATATAGAACTCCAGCTGTGGGTGGTAGAGCTTCAGATCGTAAGGTTTGTCTTCCTTCACCGCTTTGATGTAATCGCGGATCACCTGCACGTTGTCGGCCAGCTCGTCATGCAGTGAGCTGCGCAGGTAATAGTTCTTTTGCAGATCGTCGATGTCGCTAAAGGCGATGGCTTGGCTCAGGCCTTGTTGCGAGGCGAGATACACACCCAGCACGGTGGCCATCAGCATAAAGATTTGCCCTACCCAGAAGCCGGTTTTCACCAGTTCCGAGTTGTCCAGTTTCGGGCGGCGTTTGGGGGAGTTTGTTGCCATGGTCGGGTCCTTCTTTTTACAGCTACAGCAAATGAATCAGTGCAAAAAACCGGGCCTGGGCCCGGTTTGGTCAACGAGAGACCATCAATTTGGGATGGTCCAGTACCAGCAATACCGGGTAGCGGCGTCGCACCCAGCCCAGCAAGGCCCAACCCAGCAGCAGGCCAGCGGCAAAGCCGCCCAGGTGCGCCATGTAGGCTACGCCCTGGCCGCCGGTCGCCATGCCAAGAATGTTGATGCCCACCCAAATCAGGAAGAATACCCAAGGGGGCAGCTTCTTCTGGTAGACAAAGAACATGAAGGTGATGCTGGCTTTGCGAAACCACAGCAGGTACATGCCAAACAGGCCGGCAATGGCACCTGAGGCACCAATGGTGGGGATAACCGACGCTGGGTCAATCAGGGTTTGGGCCAGGGCCGCAGCCAGGCCGCAAAGGAGGTACAGCCCCAAAAAGCGCCAATGGCCCAGAGCATCTTCAAGGTTGTCGCCGGTTAGCCACAGGAAGTACATATTGCCAATAAGGTGCATCCAACTGCCGTGCAGAAACTGGCTGCTAATAAGCGCGCTTAAGTGCTCGCCGTGGCTGACCTCGTTGGGCACCATGGCGCCGCCATAGAACAGCTCACCAAGCTCCGGCGAGAGGATGCCGGCAATGAAAATAAGGCTGTTTACCAATACCAGCAGCCAGGTCATCCAGGGGCGTCGCTTAGGCTTGATGTTGTATTCCACCGGCATCTGGGTCAGGAATTGGAACACCCAGGTCTTCCAGTTTACCTTGCCGTTCAGCTGGCCAAGGTGGCTGTGCAGCTGGCTGGCGTTGTGGGTTTCTTCCAACTCGTCTTTGTCTATCCAAAGCCCATGGCCATTGGGGCAGCGATCCACTTCCACTTCGTAGCCCGGCAACAGGTGGTTGCGCACCATCAGTTCGCTACAAGTGGGGCATTTGAGGGTGGTTTTCCCCAAATCGTAGCCCGGAGCACTTTCTACTTCGACCTTGTCGTAGTCGTCATCGGCGGCGGCCAATACTTGGTCAAGTTCGCCTTTATCAAACCACAGGCCACCGCATTGGCGGCAGACGTCGACTTCTTCACCGTGATAGCGGGTGGGTTGCAGCTTGGCTGTTTGGCAATGGGGACAGTTCTTCATGGGTTGGGGTTACTCCACTGAGATGCCGGATTTTTGTAAGTCGCCTTTAAGACCCTGAATGTTTTGTTCCAGGCCCTTGAGGGTGGTTTGTTCGGCGGCGTCGGTTTTTTCTTTAAGCTGTTGCAGGAAGTAACCGGTGCTAAAACTCATGTGCTCGCCGTTATCAATGATTTCTTCGAGTTCGGCATAATAGCGGCGCACGCCGGCGATGTACTCGCTGGGGGTCTGCAGGGTGTTGGGGTTGTACTTCATGCTCTCCCACACGTAAAACTGCAGGCGCGGGTGGTAGCGCTTGAAGTGCATGGGGCTTTGGTCCTTGATAACGTCAGCGTACTGGCGCACCAGCTTGATGTTGTCGGCCAGTTCGTCGTGCAAGGAGCGGCGCAGGTAATAGTTCTTTTGCTGGTCGTCCAGGTCACTGAAGGTGATGGCCTGGCTAAGTCCTTCCTGGGAAGCGAGGAATACCCCCAGTACGGTGGCGATCAGCATGAACACCTGGCCAACCCAGAAGCCGGTTTTGGTGAGTTCGGAATTGTCGAGCTTGGGGCGGCGCCCCGGGCGGGATACAGCATCCTTGTCCATCTACAGCGTCCTTACATTGTCCTTGAACAAAATCTAGCCGCGCATCTTAACGATTATGACAATCTGAGGCAACGGCAGCGAAAGCGGGCAAGTTTCGGCATAATGCCCTCACGCTAACGTGGCCTGGTCACAGCAAAAACTTGGAGAGCAGCATGTCCCAATACCAATACGACCTCTTTGTCATCGGCGCCGGCTCCGGTGGCGTCAGGGCCAGCCGCATGGCGGCAGCCACCGGCGCCCGGGTCGCGGTGGCCGAAGGCAGCGCCATGGGCGGGACCTGCGTCAACTTAGGCTGCGTACCGAAAAAACTCTACGCCTACGCCGCCGATTACGGCCACGGCTTTATTGATGCCCGCGGCTTTGGCTGGCAATCGGCGCGCCCGTCCTTTGACTGGCAACAGCTCAAAGCCAACCGCGCCACCGAGATCTCCCGCCTCAACGGCATTTACGACGGTCTGATGGACGGCGCCAAGGTCACGGTTTACCGCGACTTTGCCACCATCAAAGACGCCCACACTGTTACCGTTGCCGGTACCGACATCAGCGCCGAGCGCATTCTGGTGGCGGTGGGTGGCTGGCCCTTCGTGCCCGATATCGCCGGTAAAGAACACGCCATCACCTCCAACGAGATTTTTGACCTGGCCCAGTTCCCGGCGCGCCTAGCGGTGGTGGGGGGCGGCTATATCGCCTCTGAATTTGCCTCCATCTTCCATGGTCTTGGCAGCCAGGTGACCCAGATCTACCGCAAAGACAAACTGCTGCGCGGCTTTGATGAAGACATCCGCCAGTTTGTGACCGACGAAATGGCCAAAGACGGCATTGCCTTTCGCTTTAACAACAACGTCGCCGCCATCGAGAAAACCGCCACCGGCCTGCTGTTGCAACTGGACGACGGCGAGTCGCTGGAAGTTGACCAAGTGCTCTTTGCCACCGGCCGGGTGCCGCGCACCATGAATCTGGGCCTCGAAGCCGTGGGCGTTGAGCTCAGTGAAAGCGGCGCCATCAAGGTCAATGATCGCTTTCAAAGCAGCGTGCCCAGCATCTACGCCCTTGGCGATGTGATTGACCGCTTCCAGCTCACCCCGGTGGCCCTAGCCGAGGCGATGACGGTGGTCAACCAGCTGTTTGGCGACGGCACCCGGGTGATGGACTACGAGACCATTCCCACCGCCGTCTTTACCCACCCCAATGTGGGCACGGTGGGCCTCACCGAAGCCCAGGCCCGAGAAAGGTACGGCGATATCGCCCTTTTTAAATCCGATTTTCGGCCCCTCAAACACACCTTGTCTGGCAGCAGCGAGCGCAGCTTTATGAAGCTGATTGTCGATAGGGCCTCAGACCGGGTGGTGGGCCTGCATATGGTGGGGGCAGAGGCGGGTGAAATTACCCAGGGTTTCGCGGTGGCCATGAAGGCCGGCGCCACCAAGGCGGTGTTTGACAGCACCATCGGCATTCACCCCACCTCCGCCGAAGAGTTCGTCACCATGCGCACCGAGGCAAAAGGGTAAACAAATATGTCGGCTGGTTTTGGCAACCTGAATATAAGGTAAAGTAGGTTCATCGATATCGGGAGGATGGTATGAACGTCTTTGTCTTTATTTTATCGGTGGTTATCGTGGTCACATTGGGGCGCATCATCCGTGCCTGGATGGCCAGCAAGGCCAGCCAAACCAGCCAGCCGGACCCTGAATTGAACCGGGAGATGGTCCAGCTCAAAGAGCGGGTAGCGGCGCTGGAGCGCATCGTTACCGACAGCGAATATCAGCTGAAAAAAGACTTTGAGAAACTTTAAGGGGTAGCCTTACCCCTTGATTTCTCTGAGTCTGGCCTCATGTGAGTAAGACCTGGACAAAGAGAAATCATCATGTCGAATCCGTTATTAGAAAATCCTGTCCTGCCCCCTTTCAGTGCCATCAAGGTTGAGCATATCAAGCCTGCCGTTGAAGCCTTGCTGGCCGAATGCAAAAGCGCCGTTGAAGCCGTGGTGGCCAGCACCGATGAGCCCAGTTGGCAGACCCTGATTGAACCCCTGGAAGAAAGCAACGACCGCCTGGCTAAGGCTTGGTCGCCGGTGTCGCACCTCAATTCGGTGATGAGCAGCCCCCAGTGGCGCGAAGCCTACGAGTCCTGCCTGCCGCTGCTCAGCGAATTCTCCACCTGGGTTGGCCAGCACCAGGGCCTTTTTACCGCCTATAAAAAACTGGCTGACAGCCCCGCCTTTGCCACGCTTTCTGCGGCCCAGCAAAAGGCCGTGAACAACACCCTGCGCGATTTTCGTCTGGGCGGCGTTGATCTCGCCGACGATAAAAAGCAGCGCTATGGCGAAATCAAAGCGCGGCTGTCTGAGCTTTCCAGCAAGTTCTCCAACAACCTGCTGGATGCCACCCAAGCCTGGCAAAAGCACATCGTTGATGAAGCGGAGCTTACTGGCCTGCCGGATGACGCCAAGGCCATGCTCAGCGAAATGGCCCAAAGCAAAGGCAAAGACGGCTACCTGCTGACCCTGGATATCCCCGTCTACCTGGCGGTTATCACCTACGCCGACAACCGCGCCCTGCGCGAAGAGATGTACCAGGCTTACTGCACCCGCGCCTCCGACCAGGGCGATGCCCAGTTCGACAACAGCGCCCTGATGGACGAAATCCTGGCGCTGCGCCATGAGCTGGCCCAGCTGCTGGGTTTTGCCAACTACGCCGAGCTGAGCCTGGCCACCAAAATGGCCCAAAGCACCGATCAGGTGCTGAGCTTCTTGAACGATCTTGCTCGCCGCTCCAAGGCCCAGGGCCAAAAGGATCTGGACGAGCTCAAGGCCTTTGCCGCCAGCAAAGGCTGTGAAGACTTCAAATCCTGGGATGCTGGCTACTACGGCGAGCAGCTCAAGGAAGCCCGCTATGCGGTGAGCGACGAGAAGCTCAAACCCTATTTCCCAGAAACCAAAGTGGTGTCCGGCCTCTTTGCGGTGGTGAACAAGCTGTTCGGTATCGAGATTCAGGAACGTAAAGACGTCGACCTCTACCACCCGCAGGTGCGTTTTTTCGAGATCCACAAAGACGGCGAGCATCTGGGCAGCTTCTACCTCGACCTCTACGCCCGTGAAGGCAAGCGCGGCGGCGCCTGGATGGACGACTGCCGTGGCAGCCGCGTTCTTCCGGACGGCTCTCGCCAAAAACCGGTGGCCTATCTCACCTGTAACTTCTCGCGGCCCATCGGCGGCAAACCGGCGCTGTTTACCCACAACGAAGTCACCACCCTGTTCCACGAGTTCGGCCATGGCCTGCACCATATGTTGACCAAGGTGGAGGTGTCCGAGGTAGCCGGCATCAACGGTGTGCCCTGGGACGCGGTAGAGCTACCCAGCCAGTTCCTGGAAAACTGGTGCTGGGCGCCGGAGGCGCTGGCCATCATCTCCGGCCATGTCGAAACCGGCGAGCCGCTGCCCCAATCCTTGCTGGACAACCTGCTGGCGGCCCGCAACTTCCAAAGTGCCATGCAGATGCTGCGGCAGTTGGAGTTTTCCCTGTTCGATTTTCGCCTGCACGCCGAGTACGACCCGGCCCAGGGCGGGCGAGTGCAGGCCATTTTGGATGATGTGCGCAGCCAGGTGGCGGTATCGGTACCACCCAGCTACAACCGCTTCCAGCACGGCTTTGCCCACATCTTTGCCGGTGGCTACGCAGCCGGTTATTACTCCTACAAGTGGGCCGAGGTGCTGAGCGCCGATGCCTTTGGCCGCTTCGAGGAAGAAGGGGTATTCAACCCCAAAACCGGGCAGGACTTCCTCGACTGCATCCTCAGCCAGGGCGGCTCCAAAGAACCGATGGAACTGTTCAAGGCCTTCCGTGGCCGCGAGCCGTCGGTTGAGTCGCTGCTGCGCCACAGCGGGATAGCGGCCTGATGCGCGAGCCCTTTGCCAAAATCTGGGCGCGCGCCTCAGACCGTAAGGGCGGCGACGCCGCCCTTGAATCTTTGTTGCGCCCACCGGCCCACTACGGCTCTCTCGATACCCTCACTGACGACCGGCTGCTGGCGGCGTTTACCCGCCAGATCTTCCAAAGCGGCTTTGTGTGGCGGGTAGTAGAGAACAAGTGGCCGGATTTCGAGGCGCTGTTTTTTGGCTTTGATATCGAGAAAATGCTGCTGCTCCCCGATGAAATGTGGGAGCAAAAAGCCCAGGACCCGCGCATCATCCGTAACCTCTCCAAGGTGATGACCATCCGCGAAAACGCCCAGATGCTGGCTGATTTGGCCGACAAGCACGGCAGCGCTGTGGCTTGGCTCAAGGCCTGGCCCAGTAGCGATCTGGTAGGGCTTTGGCAGTATCTCAAGCGTCACGGCAAACGCCTGGGCGGCAACACCGGGCCTTATGCCTTGCGCCGGTTGGGGGTGGACTGCTTTATGCTGAGCCAGGATGTGGAGCAGTACCTCAAGCACACCGCCATTTTCGATGGCGGCGTTACCAGCCAGAAATCCCAGCA
Encoded proteins:
- the prlC gene encoding oligopeptidase A yields the protein MSNPLLENPVLPPFSAIKVEHIKPAVEALLAECKSAVEAVVASTDEPSWQTLIEPLEESNDRLAKAWSPVSHLNSVMSSPQWREAYESCLPLLSEFSTWVGQHQGLFTAYKKLADSPAFATLSAAQQKAVNNTLRDFRLGGVDLADDKKQRYGEIKARLSELSSKFSNNLLDATQAWQKHIVDEAELTGLPDDAKAMLSEMAQSKGKDGYLLTLDIPVYLAVITYADNRALREEMYQAYCTRASDQGDAQFDNSALMDEILALRHELAQLLGFANYAELSLATKMAQSTDQVLSFLNDLARRSKAQGQKDLDELKAFAASKGCEDFKSWDAGYYGEQLKEARYAVSDEKLKPYFPETKVVSGLFAVVNKLFGIEIQERKDVDLYHPQVRFFEIHKDGEHLGSFYLDLYAREGKRGGAWMDDCRGSRVLPDGSRQKPVAYLTCNFSRPIGGKPALFTHNEVTTLFHEFGHGLHHMLTKVEVSEVAGINGVPWDAVELPSQFLENWCWAPEALAIISGHVETGEPLPQSLLDNLLAARNFQSAMQMLRQLEFSLFDFRLHAEYDPAQGGRVQAILDDVRSQVAVSVPPSYNRFQHGFAHIFAGGYAAGYYSYKWAEVLSADAFGRFEEEGVFNPKTGQDFLDCILSQGGSKEPMELFKAFRGREPSVESLLRHSGIAA
- the gorA gene encoding glutathione-disulfide reductase, which codes for MSQYQYDLFVIGAGSGGVRASRMAAATGARVAVAEGSAMGGTCVNLGCVPKKLYAYAADYGHGFIDARGFGWQSARPSFDWQQLKANRATEISRLNGIYDGLMDGAKVTVYRDFATIKDAHTVTVAGTDISAERILVAVGGWPFVPDIAGKEHAITSNEIFDLAQFPARLAVVGGGYIASEFASIFHGLGSQVTQIYRKDKLLRGFDEDIRQFVTDEMAKDGIAFRFNNNVAAIEKTATGLLLQLDDGESLEVDQVLFATGRVPRTMNLGLEAVGVELSESGAIKVNDRFQSSVPSIYALGDVIDRFQLTPVALAEAMTVVNQLFGDGTRVMDYETIPTAVFTHPNVGTVGLTEAQARERYGDIALFKSDFRPLKHTLSGSSERSFMKLIVDRASDRVVGLHMVGAEAGEITQGFAVAMKAGATKAVFDSTIGIHPTSAEEFVTMRTEAKG
- a CDS encoding DNA-3-methyladenine glycosylase I: MREPFAKIWARASDRKGGDAALESLLRPPAHYGSLDTLTDDRLLAAFTRQIFQSGFVWRVVENKWPDFEALFFGFDIEKMLLLPDEMWEQKAQDPRIIRNLSKVMTIRENAQMLADLADKHGSAVAWLKAWPSSDLVGLWQYLKRHGKRLGGNTGPYALRRLGVDCFMLSQDVEQYLKHTAIFDGGVTSQKSQQAIQAAFNAWQQESGRSFNEISQTIAYSVGDNLAN
- a CDS encoding rhomboid family intramembrane serine protease, whose product is MKNCPHCQTAKLQPTRYHGEEVDVCRQCGGLWFDKGELDQVLAAADDDYDKVEVESAPGYDLGKTTLKCPTCSELMVRNHLLPGYEVEVDRCPNGHGLWIDKDELEETHNASQLHSHLGQLNGKVNWKTWVFQFLTQMPVEYNIKPKRRPWMTWLLVLVNSLIFIAGILSPELGELFYGGAMVPNEVSHGEHLSALISSQFLHGSWMHLIGNMYFLWLTGDNLEDALGHWRFLGLYLLCGLAAALAQTLIDPASVIPTIGASGAIAGLFGMYLLWFRKASITFMFFVYQKKLPPWVFFLIWVGINILGMATGGQGVAYMAHLGGFAAGLLLGWALLGWVRRRYPVLLVLDHPKLMVSR